In Pseudomonadota bacterium, one genomic interval encodes:
- a CDS encoding malonic semialdehyde reductase, giving the protein MPIMDDAHRALLFTEARTHRAFCGEPVADETLRELYELLRLAPTAMNAQPARFVFVKSPAAKERLVPALAPGNVEKVMAAAATAIVAYDTEFHEKMAVLAPHSAGLGAELARLPDEARQRMGYLSAALQGAYCILAARGLGLDCGPMSGFDNAAVDGAFFPDGKWRSILLVNLGHGEPSALKPRQPRLPFDEACRIE; this is encoded by the coding sequence ATGCCGATCATGGACGACGCACACAGGGCGCTCCTGTTCACCGAGGCGCGCACGCACCGCGCGTTTTGCGGCGAGCCCGTCGCCGACGAGACGCTGCGCGAGCTGTACGAGCTTTTGCGCCTCGCGCCGACCGCCATGAACGCGCAGCCCGCGCGGTTCGTGTTCGTGAAGAGCCCTGCCGCCAAGGAGCGGCTCGTGCCCGCGCTCGCGCCCGGCAACGTCGAGAAGGTGATGGCGGCCGCGGCGACGGCGATCGTCGCGTACGACACGGAGTTCCACGAGAAGATGGCCGTCCTCGCGCCGCACAGCGCGGGGCTCGGCGCGGAGCTCGCGCGGCTGCCCGACGAGGCGCGGCAAAGGATGGGGTACCTGAGCGCCGCGCTCCAGGGCGCGTACTGCATCCTCGCGGCGCGGGGGCTCGGGCTCGACTGCGGCCCGATGTCCGGCTTCGACAACGCGGCGGTGGACGGGGCGTTCTTCCCGGACGGCAAGTGGAGATCGATCCTCCTCGTCAACCTGGGCCACGGCGAGCCCTCGGCGCTCAAGCCCCGCCAGCCCAGGCTGCCGTTCGACGAGGCGTGCCGGATCGAGTAG
- a CDS encoding YkvA family protein, protein MQRKALKLYESKIDEVRPGDEEKIRKRFPKAIARLPDRSTGVGWIDGMVEQVKLLYEMLFDPEFVMMWETKAAIIAALEYFISPRDAVPDSIPVVGWADDALVVMFAIHSVSGDIARYAALKRKQKAKARTRQAKPAAKKHAAKKPAAKKHAGSARRP, encoded by the coding sequence ATGCAACGGAAGGCGCTCAAGCTGTACGAGTCGAAGATCGACGAGGTGAGGCCCGGCGACGAGGAGAAGATCCGCAAGAGGTTCCCCAAGGCGATCGCGAGGCTCCCGGATCGCTCGACCGGGGTCGGCTGGATCGACGGCATGGTCGAGCAGGTCAAGCTGCTCTACGAGATGCTGTTCGACCCCGAGTTCGTCATGATGTGGGAGACGAAGGCGGCGATCATCGCGGCGCTGGAGTACTTCATCTCCCCCAGGGACGCGGTGCCGGACTCCATCCCGGTCGTCGGGTGGGCCGACGACGCCCTCGTCGTGATGTTCGCCATCCATTCGGTCAGCGGGGACATCGCCCGCTACGCCGCCTTGAAGCGGAAGCAGAAGGCGAAGGCGCGGACGCGCCAGGCGAAGCCGGCCGCGAAGAAGCACGCCGCGAAGAAGCCCGCCGCGAAGAAGCACGCCGGTTCCGCGCGCCGGCCTTAG
- a CDS encoding sulfite exporter TauE/SafE family protein — protein sequence MDLFGQPIWIWLLLIAGSWVAATISAAAGFGGALLLLPLLSNTLGPQAAVPVLTVAQLLGNLSRVGFGVHQIAWRPVAWFLLGAVPASILGARVFVALPREWLMAGIGVVVILVVVARRTRLIKRWDRKHQLAGAGALVGFLSAVAGSAGPLGAAVFLGLDLGPVVYVASEAVTAVAMHVTKAVVYQRYSLIGSVELAQGVILGLAMVAGSWTGKRIIEKLPKEKFVVFVEILLVVTGLQLLLSAVL from the coding sequence ATGGATCTGTTCGGTCAACCCATATGGATCTGGCTGCTGCTGATCGCCGGCAGCTGGGTCGCGGCCACCATCTCGGCGGCCGCGGGGTTCGGCGGTGCGCTCCTGCTGCTGCCGCTGCTCTCGAACACGCTCGGGCCCCAGGCCGCGGTACCGGTCCTCACCGTGGCCCAGCTCCTGGGCAACCTCTCCCGAGTCGGCTTCGGAGTGCACCAGATCGCCTGGCGGCCGGTAGCCTGGTTCCTGCTCGGTGCCGTCCCCGCGAGCATCCTCGGCGCCCGGGTCTTCGTCGCGCTCCCCAGGGAATGGCTAATGGCCGGCATAGGGGTGGTCGTCATCCTGGTCGTGGTCGCGCGCCGCACACGGCTCATCAAGCGCTGGGATAGGAAGCACCAACTGGCCGGGGCAGGCGCGCTCGTCGGTTTCCTGTCGGCTGTGGCAGGAAGCGCAGGCCCACTGGGCGCCGCGGTCTTCCTGGGGCTCGATCTCGGGCCGGTGGTGTATGTCGCCAGCGAGGCGGTGACCGCGGTCGCCATGCACGTCACCAAAGCGGTGGTCTACCAACGCTACTCCCTCATCGGCTCGGTCGAGCTGGCCCAGGGAGTGATCCTCGGCCTCGCCATGGTGGCCGGCTCCTGGACAGGCAAGCGGATCATCGAGAAGCTGCCGAAGGAGAAGTTCGTCGTCTTCGTCGAGATTCTATTGGTTGTCACCGGGCTCCAGCTTCTCTTGAGCGCCGTCCTGTAG
- a CDS encoding YbaN family protein — protein sequence MREGERDNRDRAQQRFRRWLLVAAGAVCVALGVVGAFVPVLPTTPFLLLAAACWVRSSERLHRWLFTNRLFGEYLRRYRDGEGLPLGSKIATLALLWISLGASALLAVPPRLWWVRALLAAVGIGVTIHVLRIRTRP from the coding sequence TTGCGGGAAGGCGAACGGGACAACCGGGATCGGGCGCAGCAACGGTTCCGGCGCTGGCTGCTCGTCGCGGCGGGGGCGGTCTGCGTCGCCCTCGGCGTCGTCGGGGCGTTCGTGCCGGTGCTGCCGACCACGCCTTTTCTGCTGCTCGCCGCGGCGTGCTGGGTGCGCAGCTCCGAGCGGCTGCACCGCTGGCTGTTCACGAACCGCCTGTTCGGCGAGTACCTCAGGCGCTACCGGGACGGCGAGGGGTTGCCGCTCGGCTCGAAGATCGCGACGCTCGCCCTCCTGTGGATCTCGCTCGGCGCCTCGGCGCTGCTCGCGGTCCCGCCGCGGCTGTGGTGGGTGCGCGCGCTGCTCGCCGCGGTCGGGATCGGAGTGACGATCCACGTCCTGCGGATCAGGACGCGCCCTTGA
- a CDS encoding DUF2384 domain-containing protein, whose translation MFQEVAGILGLRAGKRTGSLEIARSIEEGFPSSAIDRLKEDLGITDVLLSTLVGKTPKTLGRMRVARSRRLSPIVSDRLFRVAKVYARATEVFEDPASAREWLHSPQIGLNERTPLDLLVTEAGARAVEDLLTRIEHGVLS comes from the coding sequence GTGTTTCAAGAAGTCGCAGGCATCCTCGGTCTCCGCGCGGGCAAGAGGACCGGCTCGCTGGAGATCGCACGATCCATCGAAGAGGGGTTCCCGTCCTCCGCGATCGACCGTCTCAAGGAGGATCTCGGCATCACCGACGTGCTCCTGTCGACCCTCGTCGGCAAGACGCCGAAGACGCTTGGGCGAATGCGCGTCGCGCGATCCCGCAGATTGTCGCCGATCGTGAGCGACAGGTTGTTCCGCGTCGCCAAGGTGTACGCGCGCGCCACGGAGGTGTTCGAAGACCCCGCATCGGCGCGGGAGTGGCTCCACTCCCCGCAGATCGGCCTCAATGAGCGTACGCCGCTCGATCTCCTCGTCACCGAGGCCGGCGCGAGAGCGGTCGAGGATCTGCTGACCCGGATCGAGCACGGTGTCCTTTCATGA
- a CDS encoding cytoplasmic protein → MRRSDRDSVNGTTDLEHLVVEIRTDAHGDDEQLWAFHQALVDGVELPCDAFVIGEPVAVIAFDYDGNQRRGIVARCRREDGSEHVVAASEVVLAPRAQGGPILAAYRKWLGLESLPEPAAPPTRRKRQHKVGATDLDLSQPIELVVLSIKERAARCRLPSTDRVISLRASRLWDIVPGEIAVVNPRKLWSYAGHPYLSGEIESARLDVAALGLTPLALKDEGEWDPKDEYWGEEGEPIDEWAKPIIARGPRQAYEMEQVVPGRDPDDFDSDPICESNDLKDAGDGAAAYKILMELCQADLRCLDAHAHLGNFVFDHRPKDAIRHYEVGVRIGELSLPAAFDGLLPWGHIDNRPFMRCLHGYGLCLWRLERFEEAERVFDRMLWLNPSDNQGVRFLIDEVRARTVWEDREER, encoded by the coding sequence ATGAGGAGATCGGACCGCGACAGCGTCAACGGCACGACCGACCTGGAACACCTGGTCGTCGAGATCAGGACGGATGCCCATGGCGACGATGAGCAGCTCTGGGCCTTTCATCAGGCGCTCGTGGATGGCGTCGAGCTACCGTGCGATGCGTTCGTCATCGGCGAGCCGGTCGCCGTGATCGCCTTCGACTACGATGGAAACCAGCGGCGTGGCATCGTGGCCCGTTGCCGGCGCGAGGACGGCTCCGAGCACGTGGTCGCGGCATCGGAGGTCGTGCTCGCGCCGCGCGCGCAAGGAGGGCCAATCCTGGCGGCCTATCGCAAGTGGCTCGGCCTCGAGTCATTGCCCGAGCCAGCCGCACCGCCCACTCGGCGGAAGCGCCAGCACAAGGTGGGCGCGACGGACCTCGACTTGAGCCAACCGATCGAGCTCGTCGTCCTGTCGATCAAGGAGCGAGCCGCGCGCTGCCGGCTCCCTAGCACCGACCGCGTTATCAGCCTCCGCGCGAGCAGACTGTGGGACATCGTGCCCGGCGAGATCGCGGTGGTGAACCCGCGCAAGCTGTGGAGCTACGCCGGTCACCCGTACCTGTCGGGCGAGATCGAGTCTGCGCGACTCGACGTGGCCGCACTCGGCCTCACGCCGTTGGCACTGAAGGACGAAGGCGAGTGGGACCCCAAGGACGAATACTGGGGCGAGGAGGGCGAGCCCATCGACGAGTGGGCGAAGCCGATCATCGCTCGAGGTCCGAGACAGGCCTACGAGATGGAACAAGTCGTCCCGGGCAGGGATCCCGACGACTTCGACTCCGATCCAATCTGCGAGTCGAACGACCTCAAGGACGCCGGCGATGGAGCAGCCGCCTACAAGATCCTCATGGAGCTCTGTCAGGCCGACCTCCGCTGCCTCGACGCTCATGCGCACCTCGGCAACTTCGTCTTCGACCACAGGCCGAAGGACGCGATCCGTCACTACGAGGTCGGCGTCCGAATTGGCGAGCTATCCCTGCCTGCGGCCTTCGACGGTCTTCTGCCCTGGGGGCACATCGATAACCGCCCCTTCATGCGGTGCCTGCACGGGTATGGCCTGTGCCTCTGGCGGCTCGAGCGGTTCGAGGAAGCCGAGCGCGTCTTCGACCGGATGCTCTGGCTCAACCCCTCGGACAACCAGGGCGTGCGCTTCCTGATCGACGAGGTGCGAGCACGGACGGTGTGGGAAGACCGCGAAGAGAGATGA
- a CDS encoding RES family NAD+ phosphorylase, producing MRILCRLIKKALKAEAFNGEGARLAGGRWNLAGTPVVYLSESLSLAALELFVHLPVAARRIELVSFEVRVPDDVEIDELDEACLPKMWREEPVPEETQKLGSAWVKGGSALLLRVPSVVVPSERNFVLNPAHPDYKALKILAPKAFSFDPRMWK from the coding sequence ATGAGGATCCTCTGCCGGCTCATCAAGAAGGCGCTCAAGGCCGAGGCGTTCAACGGCGAGGGGGCACGCCTCGCGGGCGGCCGCTGGAACCTCGCCGGCACACCGGTGGTCTACTTGTCCGAGAGCCTCTCTCTGGCCGCGCTCGAGCTGTTCGTCCACCTGCCGGTCGCCGCCCGGCGCATCGAGCTCGTCTCGTTCGAGGTGCGCGTCCCGGACGACGTGGAGATCGACGAGCTCGACGAGGCCTGCTTGCCGAAGATGTGGCGCGAGGAGCCCGTGCCCGAGGAAACGCAGAAGCTCGGCAGCGCGTGGGTGAAGGGCGGGAGCGCGCTCCTTCTGCGCGTGCCGTCGGTCGTCGTTCCGAGCGAACGCAACTTCGTGCTGAATCCGGCCCACCCCGACTACAAGGCGCTGAAGATCCTCGCGCCGAAGGCGTTCTCGTTTGACCCACGGATGTGGAAGTAG
- a CDS encoding integrase core domain-containing protein, whose translation MDRVSRLPRSGVQPEVERILRENLALKAQVRALVLELKSERGTRPKVSLRTRAAQVFAYLLTRGDSAFQNYYLSASETTIERWATRLRRGPWPWRRRNLGGRPPLAQDLKDLIIRLKTDNPLWGAHRIKDELARMGVRVSEPTIQKVLRESGFQPAGGHPLNLDKWRAAVKDAIWALDFFFVRTAKGVWLNVLLVIDLHTKEILELRACDAWGPTAEWTIRTFAAAIHREGRQPGAVVHDHGTHFLGQFERQLRVLEIERRRTPVALPFVNGTAERAIKSVRLEMLNHIRVRDVEELQWFLDEYRAFYNEHRANQATEGQTPAAFGRGSPGAEVIDLDEVRRRRLVRRPFAHGLLNAYELANEELAAA comes from the coding sequence GTGGACCGAGTGAGCCGCCTGCCCCGCAGTGGCGTGCAGCCCGAGGTCGAGCGCATCCTCCGCGAGAACCTCGCCCTCAAGGCCCAGGTCCGCGCGCTGGTCCTCGAGCTGAAGAGCGAGCGCGGCACCCGACCGAAGGTGTCGCTCCGCACGAGGGCCGCACAGGTCTTCGCCTACCTCCTGACCCGAGGCGACAGCGCGTTCCAGAACTACTACCTCTCCGCGTCGGAGACGACCATCGAGCGGTGGGCGACCCGGCTCCGTCGTGGACCGTGGCCCTGGCGCAGGAGGAACCTGGGTGGCAGGCCACCTCTGGCGCAGGACCTAAAGGACCTCATCATCCGGCTCAAGACCGACAACCCGCTCTGGGGCGCGCACCGCATCAAGGACGAGCTCGCCCGCATGGGCGTCAGGGTCAGCGAGCCCACGATCCAGAAGGTGCTCCGCGAGAGCGGCTTCCAACCCGCCGGCGGCCACCCGCTGAACCTCGACAAGTGGCGCGCCGCGGTCAAAGACGCCATCTGGGCACTCGACTTCTTCTTCGTCCGCACGGCCAAGGGCGTCTGGCTCAACGTGCTGCTGGTGATCGACCTGCACACTAAGGAAATCCTCGAGCTGCGTGCCTGCGATGCATGGGGCCCGACGGCCGAGTGGACCATCCGCACCTTCGCCGCCGCGATCCATCGAGAGGGCCGTCAGCCCGGCGCCGTGGTCCACGACCACGGCACCCACTTCTTGGGCCAGTTCGAGCGCCAGCTCCGCGTGCTGGAGATCGAGAGACGCCGCACCCCGGTGGCCCTCCCGTTCGTGAACGGCACCGCCGAAAGGGCCATCAAGTCCGTGCGGCTCGAGATGCTGAACCACATCCGAGTGCGCGATGTCGAGGAGCTGCAGTGGTTCCTCGACGAGTACCGTGCCTTCTACAACGAGCACCGGGCCAACCAGGCCACCGAGGGCCAGACGCCGGCGGCCTTCGGCCGGGGCTCACCGGGCGCGGAGGTGATCGATCTGGACGAGGTGCGACGGCGAAGACTCGTGCGTCGACCCTTCGCCCACGGACTGCTGAATGCCTACGAGCTGGCGAACGAGGAGTTGGCCGCCGCCTGA
- a CDS encoding peroxiredoxin, whose protein sequence is MTLKTILCSAAALLFGCSSAQRADGGAGLLPAGSDAPELSGVDQDGVTHNLKEALGSPAVVYFYPKDETPGCTKEACAFRDVWKKYEAAGVKLFGVSRDTAASHAAFAGKHKLTFPLISDENGAWAGAFGVATRLGMYQRVTFLLGRDGKVKKVYDDVNPGIHALDVLKDVEALAE, encoded by the coding sequence ATGACTCTCAAGACGATTCTCTGCTCGGCGGCCGCGTTGCTGTTCGGCTGCTCGTCGGCCCAGCGCGCGGACGGCGGCGCCGGCCTGCTCCCCGCCGGATCCGACGCGCCGGAGCTCTCGGGCGTCGATCAGGACGGCGTGACGCACAACCTCAAAGAAGCGCTCGGGTCGCCCGCGGTCGTCTACTTCTACCCCAAGGACGAGACGCCCGGCTGCACCAAGGAGGCGTGCGCGTTCCGCGACGTGTGGAAGAAGTACGAGGCCGCGGGCGTGAAGCTGTTCGGCGTCTCCAGGGACACGGCCGCCTCCCACGCGGCGTTCGCGGGCAAGCACAAGCTGACGTTCCCCCTGATCTCGGACGAGAACGGCGCCTGGGCCGGGGCGTTCGGCGTGGCCACGCGGCTCGGCATGTACCAGCGGGTCACGTTCCTCCTCGGGCGGGACGGCAAGGTGAAGAAGGTCTATGATGACGTCAATCCAGGCATCCACGCGCTCGACGTGCTTAAGGACGTCGAGGCGCTCGCCGAGTGA
- a CDS encoding CotH kinase family protein: MTRRTVHALAPALLALLAAGACSDEPPYAAEDGGTDSDSDADSDSDTDTDADTDTDTEPEFAPLYDRESFPTFELTIPQPCADALAISPYEYCSGSVRYRPTDDPADDVLFENVGIRLKGRASFQPLDGKAGFKIKLDEYVDGQRLFGLRRLTMNNMVQDPSMVHERLGYLLFREAGVPAPLANNARVYVNGEYYGLYLNLQTLDDELVEHLWDPAPGNLYDTSNDAYFVDFLPEWKDYFVLETNTDAPDTSDLDALIAAVNGPDGTFFEDAGLLLDWDELLALGAVQALIGDWDGYFGARNNYKAYHELERDRFILFPWGIDQTFGLTDSHPEDPLWHLGYALDGSTSERENGWVFLRCKAAPACLDLYMQAVDAALDVWDSLALEDELDFVLAQIEAAKLEDLRKPYSNEQAAVSAEATRTFLLERGDVVAEDLAAAGY, from the coding sequence ATGACACGCCGCACCGTGCACGCGCTCGCCCCCGCGCTCCTCGCGCTCCTCGCCGCCGGGGCGTGCAGCGACGAGCCGCCGTATGCGGCCGAGGACGGGGGGACCGATTCCGACTCGGACGCGGACTCTGACTCTGACACGGACACGGACGCGGACACCGACACCGACACCGAGCCCGAGTTCGCCCCCCTTTACGATCGGGAGTCGTTCCCGACGTTCGAGCTCACGATCCCGCAGCCGTGCGCCGACGCGCTCGCGATCTCGCCGTACGAATACTGTTCGGGCTCGGTCCGTTACCGGCCGACCGACGACCCGGCGGACGACGTCCTGTTCGAGAACGTGGGCATCCGGCTCAAGGGCCGCGCGTCGTTCCAGCCGCTCGACGGCAAGGCCGGGTTCAAGATCAAGCTCGACGAGTACGTCGACGGCCAGCGGCTCTTCGGCCTGCGCCGCCTGACCATGAACAACATGGTCCAGGACCCGTCGATGGTCCACGAGCGGCTCGGCTACCTCCTGTTCCGCGAGGCGGGCGTGCCGGCGCCGCTCGCGAACAACGCCCGCGTCTACGTCAACGGCGAGTACTACGGGCTCTACCTGAACCTCCAGACGCTCGACGACGAGCTCGTCGAGCACCTCTGGGACCCGGCGCCGGGGAACCTCTACGACACCAGCAACGACGCCTACTTCGTCGACTTCCTCCCGGAGTGGAAGGACTACTTCGTGCTGGAGACGAACACCGACGCGCCGGACACGTCCGATCTCGACGCGCTGATCGCTGCGGTGAACGGCCCGGACGGGACGTTCTTCGAGGACGCGGGGCTCCTCCTCGACTGGGACGAGCTGCTCGCCCTCGGCGCCGTGCAGGCGCTCATCGGCGACTGGGACGGCTACTTCGGCGCGCGCAACAACTACAAGGCGTACCACGAGCTCGAACGGGACAGGTTCATCCTCTTCCCGTGGGGGATCGACCAGACGTTCGGGCTCACCGACAGCCACCCCGAGGATCCGCTGTGGCACCTCGGCTACGCGCTCGACGGCTCCACGTCGGAGCGGGAGAACGGCTGGGTGTTCCTCCGCTGCAAGGCGGCGCCGGCCTGCCTCGATCTCTACATGCAGGCGGTCGACGCGGCGCTCGACGTCTGGGACTCGCTCGCGCTCGAGGACGAGCTCGACTTCGTCCTCGCGCAGATCGAGGCCGCGAAGCTCGAGGACCTGCGCAAGCCGTACTCGAACGAGCAGGCCGCGGTGTCCGCGGAGGCGACGCGGACGTTCCTGCTCGAGCGCGGCGACGTCGTCGCGGAGGATCTCGCCGCGGCCGGGTACTGA
- a CDS encoding helicase: MSSKTNILNDVMAALEEHRSPILLTERRDHLEFFERKLLGVARNLVVLRGGMGAKQRAAIARRFEEIPRDQERLVLATGRYIGEGFDDARLDTLFLALPVSWKGTLVQYAGRLERRGGGKREVRIFDYVDRAVPMLAKMFGRRLRGYKAIGYRVHEGVEDSSRETLKLKIEPI; encoded by the coding sequence ATGAGCTCGAAGACGAACATCCTGAACGACGTCATGGCGGCGCTCGAAGAACACCGCTCGCCGATCCTGCTCACCGAGAGGCGCGATCACCTCGAGTTCTTCGAGAGAAAATTACTCGGCGTCGCCCGCAACCTCGTCGTCCTCCGTGGCGGGATGGGCGCGAAGCAGCGCGCTGCGATCGCCCGGCGGTTCGAAGAGATCCCGCGCGATCAGGAACGCCTCGTGCTCGCCACCGGCCGCTACATCGGCGAGGGGTTCGACGACGCGCGCCTCGACACGTTGTTCCTCGCGCTCCCGGTCTCGTGGAAGGGGACGCTCGTCCAGTACGCGGGCCGCCTCGAAAGGCGCGGTGGCGGGAAGAGAGAGGTCCGGATCTTCGACTACGTCGATCGCGCCGTCCCCATGCTCGCTAAGATGTTCGGGCGACGGCTGCGGGGGTACAAGGCGATCGGGTACCGCGTGCACGAAGGCGTCGAAGACAGCTCCCGCGAAACCTTGAAGCTGAAAATCGAACCAATCTGA